The genomic segment AAGCGCAACGCGCGTGGACCTTCTATCAAACAGCCGAAGAATTGCTTCCTGCGGAGGACCGGGCTGCCATGTTTTCGGCGCAGATTATGGGTAAAATTTATGCCCAGTTGCTCGTGAAGATCCAGCGCGCCAACTACGATATTTTTGGCGCGTCTATTCGCCTCAACGATTTGCACAAGCTGGGCATTGCGCTGCGCTATTGGCTGGGCAGTCGTTTCGCCTGGGGGTGATTGTGAAACGCGTGACCATAATCGGGGGAGGGTTTGCCGGTCTTGCAGCAGCTGTCCGCCTTTGCGATGCGGGATATTCCGTCACGCTTTTGGAGCGGCGGCAGCAATTGGGGGGGCGCACCTTTTCATTTACAGATCCCGTTACGGACGATACGGTTGACAATGGGCAGCATTTGTTGATGAAGTGTTATCGGGAAACGCTCGATTTTCTCGAGCGGATTGGTGCGCGCGACGATGTGGTGTTTCAACGTCAGTTCAGGATAGATTTTCGCCACGCCGATGGTGGTGCGTACACGTTGAGGTTTCCATCCTTTTTGCCCGTGCCGCTGAATCTGCTGTCTGGCTTTTTGCGATTTGGCGCGGTTCACTGGACAGATATCCCGCCGTTAAGAAAGATCGTGGCGGAGTTGCACAAGGATCTCGATACCGGTCTTACGGTGGATGCCTGGCTCGACCATTGCGGTCAGAAACCGCGCATGCGTAGGGCTTTCTGGGATCCGCTTTGTATTGCTGCCCTTAACCAGCGACCGCAAAATGCCAGTGCGCGATACCTTCAAGCCGTGTTGCGAGAGGCTTTTTTGGGCGAGCCAGATGGCGCGCGTTTGGGATATGCGCGGACGGGCCTGAGCGGTTTGTTTGAGAATCGCGCACGGGAATATATCTCAAAACGGGGTGGCGAAGTCCAGTGCGGAATAGCTGTGACATCTATTGCGCCTGCCCCTTCGGACGTTCGCATCCATACCCGTTCGGGAGATGTGATAGACACAGATATGTGTATTGCGGCGGTTCCTCCGCTACAACTCGCCAGAATGATTTGTGCGAAGACTTTTGCCGAACTCCATCACACGCTTTGTCAATACGAGCCATCGCCCATTTTTTCTGTAAACTTGTGGTTTGATCGGCCCATTATGCGTGAACCTATGTGCGGTTTGCTCGGCACGACAATGGAATGGGTTTTTAACAAGTCCGTGCTCTATGGCGATCACGACCGCGCTTCTGAGGGCTTTCTCACCATGGTTGCATCTGCGGCGCATCATCTTTTACACATGTCAAATGATGAACTTATTGATATGGCTTGCAGAGAGCTTCATCAGGTCTTTCCCGAAAGTAGGCGTGCCGAGGTATTACAAGCCAGAGTGATATGCGAACACGCGGCGACTTGCGCGTTGCCGCTTTCTTATGCAGTGCCCAAAACTCAGACGCCACATCCCCGTTTGTTTCTCGCGGGCGATTGGACAGATACTGGATTGCCGCCGACCATCGAAGGTGCTGTCAGGAGCGGGTACGCGGCTGCAGATGCTGTTTTACTGAAATAGTTCGATGTATTTTAAGCCCGTCCCCGTATTGAATAATACGACGCGCTCGCGCTCGCTAACCAGATTTTGTGCTATGAGTTTTTCGAGGGCGGAGAGGGTGGCTGCGCCTTCGGGTGCGGGAAATGATCCCACGGCAACAGCCATTTTTGATGCGGATGCCATCAGTTCTTCATCTGTGACGGAGAGCGCGCATCCACCGCTGTCGCGAATGGCTTTTAGCATCAAAAAATCGCCTACGGCAGCGGGGACGCGCAGGCCTGCCGCAATTGTTTCGGGTTCGATCCAGGGTTCGGCGTGTTCATCTCCCGCGCTATAAGCCCGAACAATGGGCGCGCATCCCGCCGCTTGTACGGAAATCATACGGGGGCGTTCTGGGCCAATCCATCCCATTTGTTCCATTTCGTCAAATGCCTTCCACATGCCAATCAATCCCGTACCACCTCCGGTTGGATAAATGACGACTTCTGGCAATTCCCAATCAAATTGTTCGGCCAATTCATAGCCCATCGTTTTTTTGCCTTCTACGCGGTATGGCTCTTTCAGGGTCGAGATATCAAACCAGCCTTCGGCTTCTTTGCGCGATGCCACAATTTTTCCGCAATCGGAAATCAGACCGTCGATCAATTCGACGTGTGCGCCCAAGACCTTGCATTCGATGTAATTGGCCTGTGGCACATCTTTGGGCATAAAAATATGCGCTGGCAAGCCCGCTCGCGCAGCATACGCGGCTGTTGCGCCACCTGCATTGCCGGCCGAGGGAATGGCAATGGCCTGAGCGCCCAATTCCGCTGCTCTTGAAATTGCCGCTGACATGCCTCGTGCTTTAAATGATCCCGTCGGATTTAAGC from the Gemmatimonadota bacterium genome contains:
- a CDS encoding threonine synthase translates to MGFLIDLVCTKTDKAYSKDQLWNLSPEAEAPLFARYDLDAVAKAMRREKLAERVPTMWRYAEVLPVENEQFQVSLGEGFTPLLQATSLGRKIGVPKLYIKDEGLNPTGSFKARGMSAAISRAAELGAQAIAIPSAGNAGGATAAYAARAGLPAHIFMPKDVPQANYIECKVLGAHVELIDGLISDCGKIVASRKEAEGWFDISTLKEPYRVEGKKTMGYELAEQFDWELPEVVIYPTGGGTGLIGMWKAFDEMEQMGWIGPERPRMISVQAAGCAPIVRAYSAGDEHAEPWIEPETIAAGLRVPAAVGDFLMLKAIRDSGGCALSVTDEELMASASKMAVAVGSFPAPEGAATLSALEKLIAQNLVSERERVVLFNTGTGLKYIELFQ
- a CDS encoding FAD-dependent oxidoreductase — protein: MAGQSFRLGVIVKRVTIIGGGFAGLAAAVRLCDAGYSVTLLERRQQLGGRTFSFTDPVTDDTVDNGQHLLMKCYRETLDFLERIGARDDVVFQRQFRIDFRHADGGAYTLRFPSFLPVPLNLLSGFLRFGAVHWTDIPPLRKIVAELHKDLDTGLTVDAWLDHCGQKPRMRRAFWDPLCIAALNQRPQNASARYLQAVLREAFLGEPDGARLGYARTGLSGLFENRAREYISKRGGEVQCGIAVTSIAPAPSDVRIHTRSGDVIDTDMCIAAVPPLQLARMICAKTFAELHHTLCQYEPSPIFSVNLWFDRPIMREPMCGLLGTTMEWVFNKSVLYGDHDRASEGFLTMVASAAHHLLHMSNDELIDMACRELHQVFPESRRAEVLQARVICEHAATCALPLSYAVPKTQTPHPRLFLAGDWTDTGLPPTIEGAVRSGYAAADAVLLK